A portion of the Pseudarthrobacter sp. L1SW genome contains these proteins:
- a CDS encoding GNAT family N-acetyltransferase, whose product MAKDVKIEQLWIPDSLESPDAADFLAAVEVGRKVRMQTWGSDDLAYGPLEKLLEFEDPYERQLILVAKIDGDIVGTVDIALPLTDNLDLAEFTLDILPEFQRQGVGRRLLQAAEQLARAEGRTMILVDTNHPGASLHEFEKAQLVPGSGQGFVPLESREVEFAQKTGYTLQHIEQFSSCLLPLDSKLVADLQAEAEEANNGRYRLHHWTDRCPDEWLEAVAVLENQAGADVDPALEAPVEQDMVFDGGILREAEDVAIAQGRRTVVTAVEHLATGALVGLTTITVLAHRADVVFQDDTLVLQEHRGNKLGLLIKVANMERLTEQFPDARIIYTWNAPENRYLLTVNKQLGFQTAGVTGIWQKELPHLGTSTS is encoded by the coding sequence ATGGCAAAAGACGTGAAGATCGAACAGCTCTGGATCCCGGACTCCCTGGAGTCACCGGACGCCGCGGACTTCCTTGCCGCCGTGGAGGTGGGCCGGAAGGTCCGGATGCAGACCTGGGGGAGCGACGACCTCGCCTACGGGCCGCTGGAAAAGCTCCTGGAATTTGAAGATCCCTACGAGCGGCAGCTCATCCTGGTGGCCAAGATTGACGGCGACATCGTGGGCACGGTGGACATCGCCCTGCCCCTCACCGACAACCTGGACCTCGCGGAGTTCACGCTCGACATCCTGCCGGAGTTCCAGCGCCAGGGCGTGGGCAGGCGGCTGCTCCAGGCCGCCGAACAGCTGGCCCGCGCCGAAGGCCGCACCATGATCCTGGTGGACACCAACCATCCGGGCGCGTCCCTTCACGAGTTCGAAAAGGCGCAGCTGGTCCCCGGCTCGGGGCAGGGCTTCGTGCCCCTGGAAAGCCGCGAAGTGGAGTTCGCGCAGAAGACCGGGTACACGCTGCAGCACATCGAGCAGTTCAGCTCGTGCCTCCTGCCGCTGGACTCGAAGCTGGTGGCTGACCTGCAGGCGGAGGCGGAGGAGGCCAACAACGGCCGGTACCGGCTGCACCACTGGACGGACCGATGCCCGGACGAGTGGCTCGAAGCTGTCGCCGTCCTTGAGAACCAGGCGGGCGCCGACGTCGATCCCGCCTTGGAAGCGCCCGTAGAGCAGGACATGGTGTTCGACGGCGGCATCCTCCGGGAAGCGGAAGACGTCGCCATCGCGCAGGGACGGCGCACGGTGGTCACCGCCGTGGAGCATCTCGCCACCGGAGCCCTCGTGGGCCTCACCACCATCACTGTCCTGGCGCACCGCGCCGATGTTGTCTTCCAGGACGACACGCTGGTGCTGCAGGAACACCGAGGCAACAAGCTCGGCCTGCTGATCAAGGTGGCCAACATGGAACGGCTCACCGAACAGTTCCCCGACGCCCGGATCATTTACACCTGGAATGCCCCGGAAAACCGGTACCTCCTCACGGTCAACAAGCAGTTGGGGTTCCAGACGGCAGGCGTGACCGGCATCTGGCAGAAGGAACTCCCGCACCTGGGCACAAGCACCAGCTGA
- a CDS encoding GNAT family N-acetyltransferase produces MAEPELDAVPGTPPDLTISPVDVLLAPGSETVADPREVTADFNACHAMRVTHELELWGNLDRCPTLAEAVEFWRGNEYEERQIFLARLGRDPVGLCSVTLPLRENTSTAGIDVLISPAHRRHGFGRILLEHAEAIARERGRTSLDAYHEVPLESGDGAELLPAKSGAGGLPLAEPAVAFAVASGYELEQVECSSRLPLPVAPELLDRLEAEASSRAAGYELTGWDDHCPEGLVDAYARLKATMTEDVPIAGMDWEGEDWDAARVREEERALVQGGVQSAVTAARHQTTGELVAYTVLNWRPGVPDTIAQQDTLVVGRHRGHRLGLLIKAANLRRAQARWPSARSVLTWNATENQHMLAINIALGFRPAGYEGEWQKRLG; encoded by the coding sequence ATGGCTGAACCGGAACTGGACGCCGTCCCAGGAACGCCCCCTGACCTCACCATCTCCCCGGTGGACGTCCTCCTGGCGCCAGGTAGCGAAACAGTGGCGGATCCCCGGGAGGTAACCGCCGACTTCAACGCCTGCCACGCCATGCGTGTGACACACGAGCTGGAGCTTTGGGGCAACCTGGACCGCTGCCCCACGCTGGCGGAAGCTGTGGAATTCTGGCGGGGCAATGAGTACGAGGAACGGCAGATTTTCCTTGCCAGGCTGGGCCGGGATCCGGTAGGCCTTTGCTCCGTGACGCTCCCGCTCCGGGAGAACACGTCCACCGCCGGAATCGACGTCCTCATTTCCCCGGCCCACCGGCGCCACGGCTTTGGGCGCATCCTTCTGGAGCACGCCGAGGCCATAGCCAGGGAGCGGGGAAGGACATCCTTGGACGCCTATCATGAGGTTCCGCTGGAAAGTGGGGACGGAGCCGAACTGCTGCCGGCCAAATCCGGTGCGGGTGGCCTGCCGCTCGCTGAACCCGCCGTGGCCTTTGCCGTTGCTTCCGGCTATGAGCTGGAGCAGGTGGAGTGCTCCAGCCGCCTTCCCTTGCCGGTGGCGCCGGAACTGCTGGACCGGTTGGAGGCTGAAGCCTCTTCCCGGGCTGCAGGCTACGAACTCACCGGCTGGGACGACCACTGCCCGGAGGGCCTGGTTGACGCCTACGCCCGGCTCAAGGCCACGATGACCGAGGACGTTCCCATCGCCGGCATGGACTGGGAAGGGGAGGACTGGGATGCGGCCCGGGTGCGTGAAGAGGAACGGGCGCTGGTCCAGGGCGGAGTCCAGTCCGCTGTGACGGCGGCCCGCCACCAAACCACGGGAGAACTCGTTGCCTACACCGTCCTGAACTGGCGGCCCGGAGTCCCCGACACGATCGCCCAGCAGGACACGCTGGTCGTCGGAAGGCACCGCGGCCACCGGCTCGGGCTCCTGATCAAAGCGGCGAACCTCCGGCGGGCCCAGGCCCGGTGGCCCTCGGCCCGCTCGGTGTTGACATGGAATGCCACCGAAAACCAACATATGCTGGCCATTAATATTGCCCTTGGATTCAGGCCCGCCGGCTATGAAGGTGAGTGGCAGAAACGGCTGGGATGA
- the rplA gene encoding 50S ribosomal protein L1 gives MAKRSKAYEAAAAKIDAEKFYAPFEAVTLAKDTNPSKFDATVEVAFRLGVDPRKADQMVRGTVNLPHGTGKTARVLVFATGDKAEAAIAAGADFVGSDDLIEKIAGGWTDFDAAVATPDLMGKVGRLGKVLGPRNLMPNPKTGTVTPDVTKAVNDIKGGKIDFRVDKHSNLHFIIGKVSFDAVKLAENYAAALEEVLRLKPSASKGRYIQKATVATTFGPGISVDPNVTKVLTEA, from the coding sequence ATGGCAAAGCGCAGCAAAGCATATGAGGCAGCAGCCGCCAAGATCGACGCGGAGAAGTTCTACGCGCCGTTCGAGGCAGTAACGCTCGCCAAGGACACCAACCCGTCCAAGTTCGACGCCACCGTTGAGGTTGCATTCCGCCTCGGCGTCGACCCCCGTAAGGCTGACCAGATGGTCCGCGGCACGGTCAACCTGCCCCACGGCACCGGTAAGACTGCCCGCGTCCTGGTTTTCGCCACGGGTGACAAGGCTGAGGCAGCAATCGCTGCCGGCGCCGACTTCGTTGGTTCCGATGACCTGATCGAAAAGATCGCCGGCGGCTGGACCGACTTCGACGCCGCCGTCGCCACCCCTGACCTTATGGGCAAGGTTGGCCGCCTCGGTAAGGTTCTGGGTCCGCGTAACCTGATGCCGAACCCCAAGACGGGCACCGTGACCCCCGACGTCACCAAGGCCGTCAACGACATCAAGGGTGGAAAGATCGACTTCCGCGTCGACAAGCACTCCAACCTGCACTTCATCATCGGCAAGGTGTCCTTCGACGCCGTCAAGCTGGCCGAGAACTACGCAGCAGCACTGGAAGAGGTGCTTCGCCTGAAGCCGTCCGCTTCCAAGGGCCGCTACATCCAGAAGGCCACCGTTGCCACCACGTTCGGTCCCGGCATCTCGGTTGACCCGAACGTCACCAAGGTTCTGACCGAGGCGTAA
- the rplK gene encoding 50S ribosomal protein L11: MAPKKKVTGLIKLQIQAGAANPAPPIGPALGQHGVNIMEFCKAYNAATEAQRGNVIPVEITVYEDRSFTFITKTPPAAELIKKAAGVAKGSATPHTVKVAKLTQAQVNEIASTKMEDLNATSLEGAAKIIAGTARSMGITVEG, encoded by the coding sequence TTGGCTCCCAAGAAGAAGGTCACCGGCCTCATCAAGCTGCAGATCCAGGCAGGTGCCGCTAACCCGGCTCCGCCGATCGGTCCTGCACTTGGCCAGCACGGTGTCAACATCATGGAATTCTGCAAGGCGTACAACGCTGCGACAGAAGCCCAGCGCGGAAACGTCATCCCCGTGGAAATCACGGTCTACGAGGACCGTTCCTTCACGTTCATCACCAAGACCCCGCCGGCTGCAGAGCTCATCAAGAAGGCTGCAGGCGTTGCCAAGGGTTCAGCTACCCCGCACACCGTCAAGGTGGCCAAGCTGACCCAGGCCCAGGTCAACGAGATCGCTTCCACCAAGATGGAAGACCTCAACGCAACCAGCCTCGAAGGCGCCGCGAAGATCATCGCCGGCACCGCCCGCTCCATGGGCATCACCGTCGAAGGCTAG